Part of the Paenibacillus sp. JNUCC32 genome is shown below.
GGGACGAGGTCATCGATTACGTGGTGGACAAATACGGGAAAGAGCATGTGGCCCAGATCATTACGTTCGGTACGATGGCCGCAAGGGCAGCCGTCCGCGACGTCGGGCGTGCGCTGAATGTGCCGTTCGGGGATGTGGACAAGGCGGCCAAGCTGATCCCTAACCACCTGGGCATCAGCATTGAAAGAGCGATGGAGCAAAGCCCGCAGCTGAAGGAGCAGTACGAAACAAAGCCGAAGGTACGCGAGCTGATCGACATGGCGATGAAGGTCGAGGGCATGCCGCGCCATGCATCGACGCATGCGGCCGGCATCGTCATTTCCAGGGAGCCCTTGACGGATGCGGTGCCGCTGCAGGAAGGCAGCGAGAAGACGGCGCTGACGCAGTATTCCATGGAGAATTTGGAGAGCGTGGGGCTCCTCAAGATGGATTTTTTGGGCCTGCGGACGCTGTCGATCATTGAGCGTACGCTGAAATGGATTCAAGAATTGACCGGCAGTAAGCTTGATTTCGAACAAGTGCCGGATGACGACCAAACGACTTACGAAATGCTGGGCCGAGGGGAGACCGCGGGCGTATTTCAGCTCGAATCCGCCGGGATACGGCGGGTGCTAAAGGATCTGAAACCTTCGGTGTTTGAGGATATCGTATCGGTGAATGCCCTGTACCGCCCGGGTCCCATGGAATTTATTCCGAAGTTCATTCAGGCCAAGCACGGCCGGATCGAGCCGGAATACCCCCATCCGGACCTGATCCCGATTCTGGGCGATACGTACGGCATTATCGTTTACCAGGAGCAGATTATGCAGATCGCTTCGACAATGGCGGGTTTCTCGCTCGGGGAAGCGGATCTGCTGCGCAGAGCGGTATCGAAGAAGAAACGCGAGGTGCTGGACCGCGAGCGCAGCCACTTCGTTTCAGGGAGCCTGAAGCTGGGCTATACCGAGGATGAGGCCAACCGCGTGTACGACATGATCGTCCGGTTTGCCAACTACGGATTCCCGCGCGCGCATGCTGCCGCTTACGGCGTGCTGGCCTTCCAGACGGCTTATCTTAAGGCGCACTATCCGGTTCCGTTCATGGCTTCCATGCTGACAGCCGTCATGGGCAGCCATCGGAAGGTAGCCGAATACGTGCTGGAGGCGCGGCGCATCGATATCGAGGTCATGCCGCCGGACGTCAACGAAAGCGGGACGTATTTTACGCCGGTCATGAGCCGTTCTGCTGCCGAGGGCAGCGATAAACAGGCCGATTCTCCGGCCGGCGGCGGGATCCGATTCGGGCTTGCCGCCATCAAGAACGTCGGCACGCAAGCGGTGGAGAATATCGTCGAGATCCGGCGCGAAAAGCCGTTTGAAAGCCTGCTTGATTTCTGCCGCCGCGTCGACCTCCGCGTATGCAACAAGCGCGTGATCGAGTCCCTGATCCAGGCGGGCGCCTTCGATTCCTTGCAGGGGCACCGCTCCCAGCTGGTCGCCATGCTGGACGAAACGGTGGAAGCGGCCGTGAAGTGGAGAAAGGAGCGGGATGATCTTCAGATTCAGCTCTTCGACTTCGTGGAAACCGCGAATTGGGACATTGAATATCCGGACATCCCGCCTTATACCGCAAGTCAGCAGCTCGAATTCGAACGCGAGCTGCTGGGCATGTATTTGTCCGGTCATCCGCTGGACGGCTTTGAAGAGACGCTGACGGAGTCCGGAGCGGATCGGCTCATGGATCTGCATGAAGCGGAGGATGAGTCGATGGCTACGGTTGCCGGCATGGTGGTCTCGCTGAAGACCATTACGACGAAACAGGGAAAAGCGATGGCCTTCATGGAGTGCGAGGATCAAATCGAGCGCTGCGAGGTCGTTCTCTTTCCGGAAGTGTGGAAGCGCAGCGCGCATCTGATTGAAAAAGGCGCCCTGCTCGCGATCCGGGCGAAGGTCCAGCTGCAGGACGAAGGCTTCAAGCTGCTGGCCGAAGAAATCGCTCCGCTTGAAGCGCAGACCCTGGGCCAGCTCGTTCGGCGGGGCAAGGTCCGGGGAACGCAGGGCGGCAGAGGCAGGGCCGAGGGAGCAGGCCGGAGCGCCGCGTCGGGCGCAACCGGCAAGCAGGCGGCTTCGGCCGGCGAACCAAAGGCCGTTCTGAATGCAGCGCAGCCGCTTGCCGCCACGAAAGGCCAAGACCTGCCTCCGCTCGGAAAGGAAGTTTCGGGCATGAACCGAACGTCCGGGAAGGAATCTCGAGCAGGCGCATCGAATCCTAAAGCAGAGCAGCGCGTGTTTGTGAAAATAACGGCCGATGCGGAGCGATCGGAGATGCTGGTCAAGCTGAAAGAGCTTCTGCAGCGGCATCCGGGGCCTGTCGCAACGGTGTTGTTTTATGAACGAAGCCAGAAGGTGCTTGCGCTCAGCGATGCCTATCGGATCGAGCCTTCGCAAGAGCTCATTGCCGAAATGGAGAGCATGCTGGGCAAAGACACCGTTAAAGTGAAGTGACATGAAAATTTAAGAACGTTTCCCATCCCTCCCGCATACAATTAGGACACTACAGGAATGTTGGCCGAGTATTCGCCTGAAGAAAGCACTTCACGGCGATGACCGTAGTGACAGAGCAACGGCCAAAGACGCGGGGGGGATTTGTGGTGTCAATCGACTTGGCAGAGAGCATGCTCAGCCGCAGAGGAGTCAGCGTAAACTCCATCGCGGATATTGTGTTGAAGCTTCAACAGCGCTACCATCCGACGCTAACCATCGAGCAGTGCGAGGAAAGCGTGCGGGCCGTGCTCGGGAAGCGCGAAGTGCAGTATACCCTGTATACGGGCATTGCGCTGGATGAGCTGGCGGAGAAGAAACTGCTGCCGGAGCCGCTGCAATCAATTATGGAGCAGGACGAACCGTTGTACGGTGTGGATGAGACCATGGCGCTCGGTGTCACGAGCATATACGGCATGATTGGACTGACGAGCTTCGGCTACCTGGATAAAGAAAAAATTGGCGTGATTGAGATATTAAATGAAAAAACGGACGGGATTCATGTGTTTCTGGATGATCTCGTTGCAGGCATTGCCGCCGCCGCTTCCTCGCGAATCGCGCATAACAATCCCGATGCGGCCCATTATACCGCGGGATCTGACTGATTTGCGCGAGTGTTGTCGAATCGCTGCATAAGGGTAAGGATTTGGCTTTCAGCCCCCTGCTCTCTTTGTTGAGGTAAAAACTGAAGTATGTTATCATTATCCATTATATCGGCTCAGGATATGCCTGTGGGACGAGATTAGGGGGATCTGAAAGGCATGTGGACGGTTATCTATATTGCGCCAACTGCAAAGGTGGCGGAAATGATCAAGACCAGGCTAACGGAAGAAGGGTTTTTGGTTCAAAGCCGTCCTGTGAATCTTTCCAAACAGCAGTTTGAGATTTTGGTACCCTCCGGAGAGCTTGAGGAAGTACAGGAAGTGTTGAATTCGATATTGCACCCCTAGTTTCATCTGGGTTACATAGCGAAGCTTAGCGTACGGATCGGCGATGTGCTATTGCGGCGGCCATTCAAATTTACGGCTGGAGAGGTGTAGTTGTGTTTAAAGACTTGTTTCAGAAAAAAAGAAAATACGCAACGATCCCATCGGAACGACTTGGGACGGCAGGGCAGCCTCAGGAAGGCGAACGCCCGAAACGGGAAATTCCGGAAGGTCTGATGAATAAGTGTGCCAAGTGCGGCACCATTCAATACAGCAAAGAGCTTGAGAAGAATCTGAAGGTGTGTCAGGAGTGCGGGCATCATATGCGCTTGAACGCGGTTGAGCGGATTGCCATGACGCTGGATGAGACAGGCTTTGAAGAGTTTGACGCGGAGATGATCTCGGTGGACCCGCTCAAGTTTCCGGGATATGCGGCCAAGCTGGAGCAGCAGAAGATGAAATCCGGACTGCATGATGCGGTGATTACCGGCCAAGGCTCCATTCTGGGCCAGCCCGTTGTGGTGGCCGTGATGAGTTTTGACTTCTTCACGGGAAGCATGGGCTCCGTCGTTGGGGAAAAAATCACCCGTGCGATCGAGTTTGCGACGGACAAGCGTTTACCGCTCATTATTTTCTCCACTTCCGGCGGCGCCCGGATGCAGGAGAGCATTCTCAGTTTGATGCAGATGGCCAAAACAAGCGCGGCCCTGTCCAGGTTCAATGAACTCGGCGGGCTCTACATTTCAGTGATCACGGATCCGACGACCGGCGGCGTGTCCGCCAGCTTCGCGACGCTTGGCGATATCAACATCGCCGAGCCGGGAGCCGTATTCGGCTTTGCGGGCCGTATCGTTATTGAACAGACCATTCGCCAGAAGCTGCCGGACGATTTCCAGACAGCGGAGTTCAATTTGGCGCATGGTCAGCTTGACATGGTTATTCATCGGAAAGATATGCGCTCCATGCTTGGTAAGCTGCTGGAGATGCATACCGTGAAAGGGGGATTCTGATGTCAGGCGAATTGCCTTTTGAAATGCCACTTGCCGAAATGCGCAAGAAGATAGACGAACTGAAACAATTCGGACAGGAAAAAGGGATCGATTTCACGGATGAAATCGCCCGCCTGGAAGAACGATATAGTCGTTTGGAGGAAGAAATTTATTCCTCGATTTCGCCTTCCCAGAAAATGCATCTGGCCCGTCATCAGCAGCGGCCGACGTCGCTTGATCTGATCCAGCTGATCTTTACGGATTTCATCGAGCTGCATGGAGACCGTCTCTACGGGGACGACCTTGCCGTCGTCGGCGGCTTGGCCAAACTTGACGGCGTTCCGGTCACGGTGGTCGGCCAGCAGCGCGGCAAAGACACGAAGGACAACATCGCCCGTTTCTTCGGAAGTCCGCATCCGGAAGGCTTCCGAAAAGCCCTGCGGCTTATGCAGCAGGCGAACAAGTTCAAGCGTCCCATTATCACGTTTATTGATACAAAAGGCGCATATCCGGGTAATACAGCAGAAGAAAGAGGTCAGTCCGAGGCGATCGCCCGCAATTTGCGGGATATGTCGTCTCTTGGGGTGCCTGTTGTTTGTGTGGTCATCGGCGAAGGTGGAAGCGGCGGTGCTCTTGCGATGGCTGTAGGCAATCGCGTGCTGATGCTGGAGCACGCCATCTATTCCGCCATCTCGCCGAACGGCGCGGCATCCATTCTATGGAAGGATGCGTCCAAGGCGGACCAGGCCGCGGAAGCGATGAAGATCACCGCCAAGGACCTGCTTGAAATGGAAGTCATCGAGGAGATCATTCCTGAGCCTAAGGGCGGTGCGCACCGTAACTACGAGGAGACGGCCGCTGCCATTCGGAGCGCCCTGATCAGCCAGCTGAAGGAGCTGTCCGTGATGGATGCCTGCGAGCTGAAGGAAGACCGGTACCGCAAATTCCGCAAGATCGGCGAATTCGACTTTGCGAAGGCGGAACCGGAAGACGTTATCCTCTAAAAGTCTGATGAGTATGTGACGATATGACAAAGTTCCTATACAAATGAGACTTTTTGTAGTAGATTTAGTTGTTGGAAAAAGAGATATAGAGAACCCTTTAATAAACGGAGGAAACCCAAATGCGCAAAACAAAAATTGTATGTACCATCGGTCCTTCCAGTGAATCGTTGGAAAACACCAAGAAGCTCATTATGGCCGGCATGAACGTGGCTCGTCTGAACTTCTCCCACGGCGACTTCGAGGAGCATGGCAACCGGATCAAGAACATCCGCCAAGCTTGCGAAGAGTTGAACAAAACGGTAGCGATCCTGCTTGATACCAAAGGACCGGAGATCCGTACAGGCAAACTTGAAGTGGAACCGATTGAGCTTGTACAAGATGAATATATCACCCTTACTACCGAGGAAATCCTTGGTGATAAGAATCGTTTGTCCATTACTTATAAAGAGTTGCCTCAAGACGTTCAAGTCGGATCGACGATCCTGATCGACGACGGCCTGATCGGTCTGACCGTGGTGGAGATTCAAGGCACCGAAATCAGATGCCGCATCGTTAATGGCGGAACCATTAAGAGCAAAAAAGGTGTTAACGTGCCGGGAGTCGCGATTTCCCTCCCAGGTATTACGGAAAAAGACGCCAACGATATCATTTTCGGGATCGAGCAGGGCATCGATTTTATTGCCGCTTCCTTCGTTCGTAAAGCAAGTGACGTGCTGGAAATTCGCGAATTGCTGAAGAAACACAATGGCGAGCACATCCAAATCATCTCCAAAATCGAGAACCAGCAGGGCGTTGACAATCTGGATGAAATCCTGGAAGTATCCGACGGCTTGATGGTAGCCCGTGGCGACCTCGGCGTTGAAATTCCGGCTGAGGAAGTTCCGTTGGTTCAAAAACGCATGATCGAAAAATGTAACCTGGCCGGCAAACCGGTCATTACGGCTACGCAAATGCTGGATTCCATGCAGCGCAACCCGCGTCCTACCCGTGCGGAAGCAAGTGACGTTGCCAATGCGATTTTCGACGGAACCGATGCCATCATGCTCTCCGGCGAAACGGCTGCAGGTAAATACCCGGTGGAATCCGTATTGACGATGTCCCGCATCGCGGAAAAAGCGGAATCCGCACTGAACTATCGTGAATTGTTCTTGAAGCAGCGCATTGCACAAGAAACCAGCGTAACCGAAGCGATCAGCCAATCGGTTGCGATTTCGGCACTCGACCTGAATGCCAAAGCGATCATTTCGTCTACCGAATCTGGTCAAACAGCTCGCATGGTATCCAAATACCGTCCACAGGCTCCTATCGTCGCCGTAACGACCCAAGAAAGAACGCTGAGACGTTTGGCACTGACTTGGGGCGTAACGCCGGTTAAAGGCGAGCAGGCTTCTTCTACGGACGAGATGTTTGATTATGCGCTGCAAGGCGGCGTGAAATCCGGACTCGTGAAAGAAGGCGACCTTGTTGTGATTACGGCGGGCGTGCCGCTGGGACGTTCCGGTTCCACGAACCTGCTGAAAGTGGACCAAATTCCACAGCAGAAGTAGATTCATCATCAAGAATCCGCTGGATTCTGAATATAGCTGCATATAAGCAATGGACGACGTTTCTTGTCGGCCATTGCTTTTTGCATACATGAGGGGGAAGAAGACGTTGGCTAGTCCATCCGTACCGACGCGAAGCCGCTGGTTCTGGACATCCTTTCGGGTGCGTTACCAGGAAAGCGATCAAATGGGTGTCGTGTATCATGCGAACTATTTAAACTGGTTTGAGATCGGGCGTACCGAAATGATCCGTGAAATGGGATTTACGTATCGGGGAATGGAAGAAGAAGGCGTCCTGCTCCCTGTAGTGGATCTAGACATCAAGTATCGCCGGCCGGCGCGATATGATGATCTCGTGACAATATTTACAAGAATGACTGCTTTCTCCCCGCTGCGAATACACTATGAATACGAGGTCCGTCTGCTGAGTGAGCAGGAGCAGGCGGATTTGGGAGCGAGGGGTTGGCATACCGAGTCCGAGCTCCCCGGTGCCTTGTTAACGGCAGGAGCGACCCGGCATGTATGGCTGAACCGGGAGTGGAAGCCGGCCCGACTGGATAAATGCGCGCCAAAGCTGTATGATGCATTGAAGGATACCCTTTTGGGGAGGAAGGAGTAGCTTCATGTTCAAATGGATGCTGGCAGCGATTATTTTTGTGCCTACTATTGAGATATTCGGCTTTCAGTTTGTTGCGGACCGCGTAGGCGGCATGAATACATTGCTTTTGACACTGCTGACCTCTGCCGTCGGCGTGGCCATGATGAGATTCGAAGGCCGCAAAGCGATGGAAGACGCCAAGCAG
Proteins encoded:
- the pyk gene encoding pyruvate kinase, giving the protein MRKTKIVCTIGPSSESLENTKKLIMAGMNVARLNFSHGDFEEHGNRIKNIRQACEELNKTVAILLDTKGPEIRTGKLEVEPIELVQDEYITLTTEEILGDKNRLSITYKELPQDVQVGSTILIDDGLIGLTVVEIQGTEIRCRIVNGGTIKSKKGVNVPGVAISLPGITEKDANDIIFGIEQGIDFIAASFVRKASDVLEIRELLKKHNGEHIQIISKIENQQGVDNLDEILEVSDGLMVARGDLGVEIPAEEVPLVQKRMIEKCNLAGKPVITATQMLDSMQRNPRPTRAEASDVANAIFDGTDAIMLSGETAAGKYPVESVLTMSRIAEKAESALNYRELFLKQRIAQETSVTEAISQSVAISALDLNAKAIISSTESGQTARMVSKYRPQAPIVAVTTQERTLRRLALTWGVTPVKGEQASSTDEMFDYALQGGVKSGLVKEGDLVVITAGVPLGRSGSTNLLKVDQIPQQK
- the accD gene encoding acetyl-CoA carboxylase, carboxyltransferase subunit beta, translated to MFKDLFQKKRKYATIPSERLGTAGQPQEGERPKREIPEGLMNKCAKCGTIQYSKELEKNLKVCQECGHHMRLNAVERIAMTLDETGFEEFDAEMISVDPLKFPGYAAKLEQQKMKSGLHDAVITGQGSILGQPVVVAVMSFDFFTGSMGSVVGEKITRAIEFATDKRLPLIIFSTSGGARMQESILSLMQMAKTSAALSRFNELGGLYISVITDPTTGGVSASFATLGDINIAEPGAVFGFAGRIVIEQTIRQKLPDDFQTAEFNLAHGQLDMVIHRKDMRSMLGKLLEMHTVKGGF
- a CDS encoding phosphatidylglycerophosphatase A family protein, with product MSIDLAESMLSRRGVSVNSIADIVLKLQQRYHPTLTIEQCEESVRAVLGKREVQYTLYTGIALDELAEKKLLPEPLQSIMEQDEPLYGVDETMALGVTSIYGMIGLTSFGYLDKEKIGVIEILNEKTDGIHVFLDDLVAGIAAAASSRIAHNNPDAAHYTAGSD
- a CDS encoding acyl-CoA thioesterase — its product is MASPSVPTRSRWFWTSFRVRYQESDQMGVVYHANYLNWFEIGRTEMIREMGFTYRGMEEEGVLLPVVDLDIKYRRPARYDDLVTIFTRMTAFSPLRIHYEYEVRLLSEQEQADLGARGWHTESELPGALLTAGATRHVWLNREWKPARLDKCAPKLYDALKDTLLGRKE
- a CDS encoding DNA polymerase III subunit alpha, with protein sequence MSSFVHLHVHSEYSLLDGAARIGDLVREAAALGMKSLALTDHGVMYGAVPFYKACLAQGIKPIIGCEAYITAGSRKERGSRKDQPIYHLILLAKNETGYRNLMKLCSIGHLEGYHYRPRIDMEALAAHHEGIICLSACLGGEVPQHLLHGREAEAKAAALRYQAIFGEDYYLELQDHGIPEQKRVNPQLIQLSRETGIPLVATNDVHYLTESDAEVQDVLICIGTGKTVEDEDRLQIQTNQLYLKSGSDMERLYPHVPEAILNTAKIADQCHLELEFGKSILPEYSSLPEGKNAAEYLRDLCLSGLRERYEETERWQDEVQRSELEQRLDYELGVIESMGFSDYFLIVWDFIAYAHRKGIAVGPGRGSSAGSLVAYTLQITNVDPMKYKLLFERFLNPERITMPDIDIDFSDERRDEVIDYVVDKYGKEHVAQIITFGTMAARAAVRDVGRALNVPFGDVDKAAKLIPNHLGISIERAMEQSPQLKEQYETKPKVRELIDMAMKVEGMPRHASTHAAGIVISREPLTDAVPLQEGSEKTALTQYSMENLESVGLLKMDFLGLRTLSIIERTLKWIQELTGSKLDFEQVPDDDQTTYEMLGRGETAGVFQLESAGIRRVLKDLKPSVFEDIVSVNALYRPGPMEFIPKFIQAKHGRIEPEYPHPDLIPILGDTYGIIVYQEQIMQIASTMAGFSLGEADLLRRAVSKKKREVLDRERSHFVSGSLKLGYTEDEANRVYDMIVRFANYGFPRAHAAAYGVLAFQTAYLKAHYPVPFMASMLTAVMGSHRKVAEYVLEARRIDIEVMPPDVNESGTYFTPVMSRSAAEGSDKQADSPAGGGIRFGLAAIKNVGTQAVENIVEIRREKPFESLLDFCRRVDLRVCNKRVIESLIQAGAFDSLQGHRSQLVAMLDETVEAAVKWRKERDDLQIQLFDFVETANWDIEYPDIPPYTASQQLEFERELLGMYLSGHPLDGFEETLTESGADRLMDLHEAEDESMATVAGMVVSLKTITTKQGKAMAFMECEDQIERCEVVLFPEVWKRSAHLIEKGALLAIRAKVQLQDEGFKLLAEEIAPLEAQTLGQLVRRGKVRGTQGGRGRAEGAGRSAASGATGKQAASAGEPKAVLNAAQPLAATKGQDLPPLGKEVSGMNRTSGKESRAGASNPKAEQRVFVKITADAERSEMLVKLKELLQRHPGPVATVLFYERSQKVLALSDAYRIEPSQELIAEMESMLGKDTVKVK
- a CDS encoding acetyl-CoA carboxylase carboxyltransferase subunit alpha; translated protein: MSGELPFEMPLAEMRKKIDELKQFGQEKGIDFTDEIARLEERYSRLEEEIYSSISPSQKMHLARHQQRPTSLDLIQLIFTDFIELHGDRLYGDDLAVVGGLAKLDGVPVTVVGQQRGKDTKDNIARFFGSPHPEGFRKALRLMQQANKFKRPIITFIDTKGAYPGNTAEERGQSEAIARNLRDMSSLGVPVVCVVIGEGGSGGALAMAVGNRVLMLEHAIYSAISPNGAASILWKDASKADQAAEAMKITAKDLLEMEVIEEIIPEPKGGAHRNYEETAAAIRSALISQLKELSVMDACELKEDRYRKFRKIGEFDFAKAEPEDVIL